The window GTATTGAAATTATGAAAATCCCTTCCAGCGGCGCCCATTATCAAAACTTTCTTTCTCTCCATACCTGCCTTCCACCTCCATGGTAATCGATAGGGGAAACTCCCCCGGTTCAAGCCTTATTATATCCCGGCTACTTCGTTAATTTATTTATCAGATTGCTGGTTGAATAACCTTCAACCATTTTTATCCTCTTTACTTCTCCACCATTGCGGAGCACAAAATCAGCACCCGCTATCTCCTCTAAGGAATACTCATCCCCTTTGACAAGTATATTCGGATTCAATTTCCTGATTACTTCAACAGGTGTATCCTCCTCAAAAACAGTTACATAATCAACGCAAACGAGATGAAGGAGGATAAAAGCTCTGTCATATTCCTTCGTAAGAGGCCTTCGGTGCCCTTTCAGACGTTTTAGTGAACGGTCACTGTTAATACCTACAACAAGACAGTCACCAAAACCCCGCGCTTTAACAAGCAGTTCAACGTGCCCGCGGTGAAGGATATCAAAACAGCCGTTTGTAAAAACCACTCGGCGGCTTAGCTTATCTTTTCTGAAACCGGAAAGTTCATCCGGGTTTATAATTCTCTCTTTATACTCATTCATAATATTAAGAAGTAAAGGAAGAAACAAGTTCTTTTAGATCGACAACAGCAGTGCCGAGCTTACGTACAACCAGACCTGCCGCCGCGTTGGCTAACTCTATCGCTTCATCAAGTTCCGCTTCGGCCGCGAGTGCCGCGGCTAAAACACTAATAACGGTATCTCCCGCGCCCGTAACGTCGTATACTCCGCTGGCCATCGTTGGAAAATGATGATGCTTTTCCCCTCTTCTAAACAATGTCATCCCCTCTTGGCCCCTCGTAATAAGTACGGCTTCCGCCTCGAGGTCATCCAGGAGAGACTCTCCTACTTCCAGAAGATCCTTCTCGGATTTGATCTTTCTGTTATAGAACGCCCCCGCTTCATTTTTGTTAGGTGTAATAATGTAAGAACCATGGTAGAGGGAAAAATGTTTCTCCTTTGGATCAACAAGCATGGGTATTGAATTAATCTCGCATAAGCGGCGGACATTTTCCATCAATTTTTCCGTCACTACACCCTTTCCATAATCAGAAATGACCACAGCGCCGACATCTTTCAATACATCTTCCACAACGTCAAGTATCTCATTTAAAACTTTTCCTTCTATATCCCCCTCGGATTCAAAATCGGCTCTTACAACCTGTTGGTTGTGCGCGACAATCCTGATCTTTTCAGTTGTTACCCTTGACTTATCTCTGACAAGACAATCAGTTGTAACACCAAGTTTACTGATGAGGCTCTCAAGTTCCTCGCCAGCGGTCCCTTCACACAAAATACCTACAAGGGAGCATTCAGAACCGAGCGAGATAAGATTCCACGCGACATTTGCCGCCCCGCCGGGTCTTACATCTGTTTTTTCAACTTTTACTACAGGGACAGGCGCCTCAGGGCTTATTCTATCAACAAGCCCCCAATAGTACCTGTCAAGCATTACATCTCCGATAACAGCGACAGATGAGCTTCTTATCTTTTCTCCTATTTCCTCTAATCTGTCCTTATTCAATCGTCATCCTCTCTGGCGGTACATTTTGTCCAGAAGATAAAAAAAGATATCAGCTTGAGCATTTAACGCTTCAAGTTTAAAAAAATATAGCGTTAAATTGCTCCTCAATCAAGAAGAAGATAAATTCGTCGGGATAAATCCTGCCCTTTAAATCAAAAAAACATGATCAGAGAAATAAACCCACCTGCTGTAATCATTCACTTGTTTCATAGCAGGACTTTCCCCAATTTTTAACATTCCTTTGTATATCCGGCTATTGGTATTGTCAAAAACGCCGTCTATTTCCCCTGCGAGGAAATAGCGTCTCCCGCTCTCAGACTCGCTCTTTCCCATTTCCCTAAAGGAAATGGGAAAACCATGCCCGCTCGTCTTCCGAGAGGGTTTTTTAGGTACCAATAGCCGGATAGAAACTAAATATCAATTCCACTTATCATTCTGGGTAATTACTTGATAGTTATGCCATTACTAAAATATTGCCCTGATTTTTGGGGAATGTCCTGGTCTCATAGCAATTGACTAATCAAACTGTATTGTTTAACCTTAACTTAAGAAAGTGAATAATTTAATGTTAGCCGATATGCGATTATTTGCCCGTCTTCCGCGCGAGTATTGGCAAACAGCAGAATCAGGTTAATTTTTTCAATGAAAGGATAATCATGAAGAAGAAACAACATCAAATCCCCGTACAGCTCGATGAAAAAGAAGCTGAAGGAGTATATTCCAATTTTGTCCTTACCTCTTTTACCCCGGCTGAATTTGTTATAGATTTCGCCAGAATGCTTCCGGGATTAAAAAAAGCTAAAGTTCATTCCAGAATAGTAATGACTCCTCAATCCGCGAAATCACTTGTAGGATTACTCAGCCAAACAGTGAGAAATTACGAGAGTAAATTCGGCGAGATCGAGGTTAAAGGAAAAAAAGGAAATCAAACAATTGGATTTCACGCAAATTCAAACCTTGGTTCAGACAAGAAGAACTGAAAAAAATACATCAACAGCATGCGCCCGGACAAATTATACCCTGTTATTTTCGGGCGGTTTTGTTTTCCACCTCTTATGGGCCCAGAAATATTGATCCGGATATTTTATGACGGTCTCTTCCAACGCCTTGACGTGAAGAGCGGTTAATCTCTTTATTTCTTCTTCCCTGTCCGCTTCCGGATTCATCTGAATTTGAGGGCAAAATACCGCGTGATGAGTTTCATCTTTCCTTCTTACAATAAAAGAAAAGATTATAGGACAGTTCACGCGACACGCGAATTGCGCGGCGCCCGGATATGTAGAAGAAGGTATCCCGAAGAAATCCACAAAAATGCCGGCTTTCCTGGCGTCCTGGTCGGAAAGCATCGCGACGACTCTGTTCTTCTTCAGCGAAGCAAAGATGCCTCGTATTGAAACACCAACGGGTATGGTCCCTATTCCAGCTTTTCTTCTAAGCCGGTTAATGTAGGAATCGACAAATTTGTTCCCCTGCTGTCCAACGAGAAAATCTGTCGGGATTCCAGTAGCGGCAAACGCCGCTCCCATAAGCTCCCAACTTCCTAAATGACCTGTAATCGCTATAACCCCATTACCCTTTTTGAGCGCTTCTTCCATATATTCCTTACCGGAGAAGGATACAAGCTCCCGCAGGTCATCAGCAGACAACCTCCCAACAGAAGCGAACTCGATCATAGATTTCGCGAAGTTAATGTAGGATCTTCTGCCGGTTCTCAGCCGCTCCCGGCTGCTCATTCTGTCTCCGAAAGCTTTCTTTAGATTATTCAGTGTAACAGATCTTCTTATTCTGAAAATATCGAATGCCAGTATGCCGAGTATTCCGCCAAACTTTACTGAAACCTTAAGGGGCAGAAGCGAAGGCAGAATGGAAAGAATATACACTCCCATCAGCTCTAAGCGGTGGCGTATTCTCTTCCAGTTATCTATATTTCCCCCCATCAAGTTACAAGTTTTGCCAGACGACTCATCTTGATTTCAATGGCGTCTTCCGGACACAACTCATGACAGCACATACAAGTAATACATTTATTATTATTTATTCCGCACACTCCGTCCTGATAGGATATAGCCTCAACGGGACAGCTTCTCTGGCAAAGACGACATCCGGTACATACCGATGGATCAACTATAAGTTTTAACCACACAAAGGGTGATATCATACGGGCCAAAGGCCTGGGAATCATCCTGAGTTTTCTGTTTGACGGCAAATCAAAAGATACGGGTCTTACCTCTTTGCCGTCACCGGTTACCTGTATACTCTCAATATCACCAACCCCCAGTTTAATCTCATCCGCCATCCTCGTTGTATCTATCGAGCCGGGTTTAAAACCAATTATTCGCGCGGCTACGGCGTCAATAGCCACCGCGTCTTCACCGGCTATAACCAGCCCCAGCTTCTTTGGATTCCCTGAACTTGGACCGTCACCCTCCATCGCCACAACCGCATCGACGATACTGAGAGAGGGTCTTACCTTACTGTATAGCTCAACCAGCATCCTCGCGAATTCTCTCGGTTTCGGAAACTCCTTGTGCAACTCTGACTTTCTAAAACCACAGACAGTGCCGAACATATTCTTTAAAGCGCATGTTAAGAGTGTGAGTGTATGTGTCTTCAACTTAGCGATATTTATTATCACATCGGCATCTATAACAGGTTTCGCTATATAAAAAAGATAATCTCCGCTTTTTACCTCCACTGACCCTGAAGCTTCAAAATTTACGAGTTCTACTCCGATTCTGCGGGCCATCTCCTCAATACCGGTGTTTTCCCATACTCTCTTTACTCCGCGCAACACCCCTCCCGGACTGTCGCCTATAACCGGATACCCGCCGCAATCTGTTACGATCTTTGCCACAGCTTCTATTACGGACGGATGCGTAGTTATCGCTCTTTCAGGTCTCTTCGCGGAGAGCATATTCGGTTTGAGAAGCACCCTTTGTCCCGGCTTAACAAAGTGCTCAATGCCGCCGACATGCTCGATACTCCTGCTTACAGAATCATAAACATCAGCAATTCCGTAACCGGAACACTTTGTAATAGAAACAATACTGTTTTTAGTATTCCGTGTACTCAAACTTGAATCCTCTGCTAAAATCCCCTTTCCGGAAAATAAAATATTATCCAACTCAAAGCAACCGGCAATTACATGCGAATCACTTATTTGAGAGAAGCGCGCTAAACCAGCTTGATCTCTATTCTAAGCGGGACTTTCCCCCAAATATTCAGCAATGAATCCACTAAATAGATCGAATCTCTTTCGCCGCGTACAGCCCGGCTCCAAAAGACCTGCATAGCCCCTTCATCTCCAACCTCAAAAGGAGAGGCAGAAGCGACACTATTTTAATATTACTTTCCAGCGCGAGTTCATCGACATGCCTGGGTTCTAATTCAAGGATGTCAAGCACCCTTCTTTCATTACTTGTCAATGAAACATTTTCATCCTCTGATCTATTTCCTTCTCCCCTTAAATCGAACAGGGGCATAAGTACCCCCAGTATATCCTCGGCACTTTCAACTAGCACCGCTCCCTCTTTTATTAGTTTGTGCGGCCCTCTGCTGCCTCTGCATTCGACCGGACCCGGTACGGCTAAAACCTCCCTCCCCTGCTCAGCCGCCCAGCCGGCAGTGAGCATCGCTCCACTTTTGATTCCGGCCTCTACGACTACTACCCCTTTTGAAATACCGCTTAGAATCCTGTTTCTCCGGGGAAAATTATATTTCAACGGCGGTGTTCCCACGGGAAATTCAGTGATAACACATCCATTCCGTGATATATCTATCGCCAGCGAAGAATTTTCCCTCGGGTATGCTATATCGATTCCGCATCCAAGAACGGCAACAGTGCCACCTTCTCTTTCAAGGGCCCCTTCATGAGCGGAAGTATCGATACCCCTGGCCAGCCCACTGACAACAACCACACCAGAGGCGGATATACTCCTTGCCAGACTTTTTGCCGTCAACCTTCCTCTTCTGCTGCAGCTTCTGGAACCTACAATACAAACCTTTCTCTTTCCAAGGCTTTTGATATTTCCTTTACAGAAGAGTAGCGGCGGAGGATATTTAAGTTCTTTTAAAAGAGCGGGATATTCACCGTCTGATATTGCTATAATCCGGCACATTCCGCTTTTGTCTGCTGAAAGCTGCTCTTCAATAAATTCTCTATTAATACCGCTGATTCTTTTCCCGATAAGAGCGCCCAGTTCTCTTCTTCCGGTTCGCTTCCGAAGCATCCCTGACATTTCCTCCAGTGAAATCCTATCTCTTAATCTTATCCATGTGGGAACAGTTACCCCTTCGACAGAAAGAAGATTTAGCCATAATCTTGCTCCCCTTGAACACATCATCCACACCTCCGCTTTCTCAAACGACTAAACATTTTAGCTTTGAATCATTAATAACCGGCGGGTAAAATCATATCCCTGCCCGAACCACACTACAAGGTGCTGCCGGAAGGCAGCACTTATATCCATTTTAACCTATAATTCTTTTATCCATCAAGGGGTTTTGTCATTTGTCCTGGGAGGGTGGTTTTCCAGGCTTTCGGTCAAAATGCTCACTGTAAATCCTCTGAGTAGGATAGGCAAAATTAATATCTTCATTTTCGTCAAAACGGTTAAGAATATCTTCCCAGATCTCCTGCTCAGTTCCCCTTCTCGCGCGCGGATCGCACATGTAACGCATTGAAAGCATAACCCCGCTGTCCTTAACAGATGTGTATACGGTAGGTGTTAATTTCTCGTAATGAATAAGAAACTTCCCCTTCATTCTGTTAAGCTGGCTGCGGGCTGTATTAGCTAAATGTTCCGCGTGGTTTAAGGCTACTTCTAAGAGGATCTTCTTTGCCTTTTTCCAGTCACTCTCAAAGGTAATAAGAACGGGGATTTCATTCCAGATATACTCGAGCCCCGCACTGTAATTCGCGAGCGCGTCAGTAAAAATCTTGCCGTTGGGTACGTGTATAATTCTCCCGGTGGACTGATCCGCGTCAACCCAATTCCCCACCTCTATAAGAGAAAACTGAAATACTCTTATATCAACAACATCCCCCGTCGATCCCGCGATCTGAATTCGATCTCCGGGTTCGAAAGGATGGCGCCATATAATAAATACCCAGGCGGCGAAATTAACTATCGGATCTTTAAGCGCCAAAACAAGACCGGCGGATATAATACCAATGTATGTCAATACCGTCTGCAACCCCTGTATCCAGATCCTGCCTACGAGCAGTACGGCGATAAAAACCGAAATATACGCGGACATCTTCCGCCATTGATACCGTCCCCTTATTTCTTTCACCCGCTTAACTGCGATTCTCAGCGTAATACTACGAATAATCCAAATTGAGAATATAAGCGCAATTGATGAAAAGATTTTGAACTGTATAGCCTTGCTAATCCCTAAATTATCACTAATCCATGAAATATAAATATCCACAAAATCCATAAGTTTGGCCTCACTCTTCCTAAATCACAAAAAAAGTTTAACCGAGGCTTCCAACTTCTTTCTCGACCTCTTCAAGTATCTCGCAGGATCGCACGAGCTCTTTCATCTTTGTATGGTCAGGATAAAGAGGCCTGTCCACATCCAAGAAATCAATGTACTTTCTTATTACTTCTTTTGCCTTGGTTACTCCCTTTCCGAACTTAAACTCACGGAAATCGAGCGCCTGGGCCGCCGCCATAAATTCAATTCCCAAAATGCCGTACGCGTTATCCAGTATCTGGAAATTCTTAATCGCCGTATTCATGCCCATAGATACAAAGTCCTCCTGATCGGCTGCCGCGGGTATCGATTGAATCGACGCGGGGCTTGAAAGTATCCTCTGTTCAACTATCTGCGTATCGGCCGTGTACTGGCTGAGCATCAGCCCGGAAAACATACCGGCACCCTCCGTTAGAAATGCCGGAAGCCCCACACTCAAGGCAGGATGGTTAAGTCTGTTCATCCGTCTTTCCGACATGACGCTCACCATAGTAACAGCGACACCTACCATGTCCATGGGAAGGGAAACGGGTGATCCCTGAAAATTAGCGCCGGATATCTGTAAATCCTCATCGGGGAAAAAAACCGGATTGTCTCCTACTCCGTTAAGCTCCACTTCAACCTGCTTAACAGCGAATTCAATCGCGTCATGCGCCGCGCCAATAACCTGAGGAGCCGAACGCATCGAATAAGCGTCCTGAACCTTACATTTTATCTTTTCATTGGCAAGATCTCCGCCTTCGACAAGTTTTCTGATCGACTCGGCACTCCTTACGGCTCCCGCAAACCCTCTGGCCTCATGAAGCTTCCGGCTGTAGGGCTTCATGTTTGCCTTAAGAGCCTCTAAAGACATTGAAGCAGCTATCTCAGCCTGCTTTAGCCAATTCTTGGTGTCATGCAGCATAATAGCGCTCATAGCGGTCAATACATTGGAACCGTTTATTGTCGCGAGTCCGTCTCTGGCCTTCAATCCCGGAATTTCGATCCCCGCTCTGTCCATGGCATCTTTCCCATCGAGAAGTTCACCTTTGTAATAGGCCTGCCCCTCGCCAAGCAGAAGAAGAGCAATCTGAGACATAGGCGCCAGGTCGCCGCACGCGCCTACAGAACCTTTTTGACATATAAATGGTGTTACACTCTTATTCAACATTTCAACCAGCGTCTGCGTTATTACCGGCCTGCATCCGGAATTGCCATTGGCGTGAACATTTATTCTGCTTGCCATCGCTCCTCTCACATACTCAAGTGGAGCAGGATCGCCGATTCCCGCAGCGTGGTTATAGATAAGATACTTCTGAAACTCCTTTACCTGTTCGTCATCTAAAACAACCTCTGAAAATTCGCCAATCCCGGTATTAACACCATACATGATTTCTTTGGCTTCTATCTTTCTTTCAAGCATAGCACGGCATTTCTTGATCCTCTCAAGAGCTTCATCTGAGAGTTCTACCTTTTCACCATGACGGGCTATCTTAACTATTTTTTCAATCGTCAAGTCGTTGCCGCTGAGTGTAATCGCCAAATTAACCTCCCCGTTGACCTGTAGTATTTACAGGTTTTCCCGTTCTATCATTAATAAAACGCTGACAAATCTCACAACGTCAGCATATTTCTACCAAATTGAACGCGTTTTTTTCCGCGCAACCGTCAATATACTTTATATATTTATCTGAATCAAAACCGATTGTCCATAAAAAAGATAAAACCGTCGTCACTGAATAAGTTTGTTCTTCTTAAAAAAGAAATTCACTTCAAAATGAGACCTTAATATTTATCGATTGTGTCCTCCCCTACAATTCAGAAGTTTACCCGGCATTTTATATTTATCAACGCAAATGTAACTAATGGCTGTTACCAAGTTCATATCCTCTTTTTCATATCTTATCACTATAACATTGATAAAATTACAACTTTGTGTATAATAAATAGTATCGGGAACTTCTTTTTTTACTGGTCTGATTCTAATTCGGGGGTGCAAGATGTCACTTTCAAATGTAATTCCTATTCATTTTCTGCTTATCATCGCGTACTCGCTAATGCCTCAGACACCTACGGGGGAGAACACTGAAAAGATGATAAATAAAAATATTGTTAATGCTTATACTGAATTCGGGTTTGATCTATATAAAAAGGAAATAAATACTCATAAGGACGAGAATATATTCATATCACCAGTTAGTGTCTCTCTGGCCCTAGCGATGACAACCGGCGGGAGTGACGGAGAAACAGAGAAAGCGATACTGAAAGCTCTTAACCTCGAAGGTATAAAGCGCGAAACATTCAAGAGCGCCAATAAAAACCTTATTTCGAATTTACTCAAAGAAGATAAAGATGTAGAGCTTTCGATCGCGAACTCCATCTGGCTTAAGAAATCAATCCGTTTTTATGAAAATTTCAAAACCGACACTGAGAATTACTTTTTCGCCGACCTCTTCGCTCTATCTACCGCCGAACCCATAAACGAATGGGTAGAAAAGAAAACAAATGGAAGAATAAAGGATATCATTGAAAGCGTCTCCCCCGCCGATATCGCGTATCTTGTAAACGCGATATATTTCAAGGGCAGCTGGGCAGAGGAATTCGACAAGAAACTAACGAAACCCAAAAGCTTCTACCTTAAAGGCGGAGAAGAAATAAAAGTAGATATGATGAAGCGGCAAGACAGATTCAAATATCTTAAAACAGAAGATTTCGAGGCGGTAACTATTCCGTATGGAGACGGAAAAACGAGTGTTTCTCTCTTTCTGCCAAATAGAAATTCATGCCTTGATACCTTACATGAAAATATCTCCCTCGAATCCTGGAAACGCTGGAGATCTGATTTCAGAAGGCGGGAAGGTACCGTTGAATTACCAAAGCTAAGGATAGAATACAAGTCAAAACTCAACAACTCACTCTCAGCCCTGGGAATGGGAATAGCTTTCTCTCCGTCTGACGCGGATTTTTCAAGAATGTGTAGAGTCGACGGCAAACTAAATGTATATATAAGCAAAGTGCTTCATAAAACATTTTTAAAGGTGGACGAAAAGGGAACCGAAGCCGCCGCGGCAACGGCAATAGGAGTAACTCTGACTTCAACGGCTCATAAACAGATCGAACCTTTTCATATTGTATTTAACAGACCGTACTTTCTGGTTATAACGGACAACAGCAGGGGCCTGCCTCTGTTTATAGGGTCGGTCCAGGAACCGCCTAAGTCAAATTCCGATTAACTATTTCGTGCAGCCTGCCGGTTAAAACGGGAAGGCCTTTGCCTGTCAGGGCGGATATCGGATATACTTCTTCATTCAGAACTGAAGAAAAATCATCACCAAGGGGTTCTTCAAGCGTGTCGATCTTGTTTAAGGCGACAATCCTGGGTTTTGATAAAAGATCGGCATCGTAGGCTCCCAGCTCTTCAATCAACAGATTATACGCCTCTGCTATCTCAGCTTCTGAAACATCGATTACGAATAAAAGAACGCGGCATCGTTCAATATGCTGCAGGAATTGTATCCCCAGTCCTTTCCCTTCATGCGCTCCCTTAATAAGCCCGGGCACATCAACCATACAGAAAGACGAGAGCTCATCAATTCTGACAATACCGAGCACGGGATACAATGTAGTAAAAGGATATGAAGCAATGCGCGGATGAGCGGCGCTGACAGAACTTATCAGTGTTGATTTTCCAGCGTTTGGAAACCCGACGAGCCCCACATCCGCAATCAGTTTCATAGTCAGCTGTAAAGTCTTCTTACTGGCCGGTTCTCCGCCTGTAGCTCTCCTCGGGGTCTTGTTTCTGGATGAACGGAAAGTATAGTTACCTCTTCCCCCTCTCCCCCCTTTAAGCAGCACAATCTCATCGCCGTCATCTTTAAGGTCAGCCAGCAGACGGCCGCTTTCAGAGTCCTCAACAAGAGTGCCCTTAGGAACCCTTATTACAACTGATTTTCCGTTCCTTCCGGCTTTGCGGGCGCCGGATCCCGCCCCGCCGTTTCCCGCTTTAAACCTTCTGCGATACCTCAGGTCAACTAAAGTATTGATGCTCGGATCAACACTCAATATAATATCCCCGCCATCTCCTCCATTTCCGCCGTCAGGTCCGCCGCGAGGAACATATTTCTCTCTCCGGAAACTTACACAACCATCACCTCCGTCACCCGACTCCACTTCTATCGTAACTCTGTCTATGAATGACTTAGCCAATTCAGCCGCCTCCACATACTATTTTATCAAAATATTTACCGGGATTCATTCCAGACCCCGGATCCATTACATTTTTAACCGCGTTCTGGAGGCGAAGCTCCGTCTCGCTGAACGCCAAATCGAGATAGGGGCGTTTCGTTGAACCGATCCCGTGCTCACCACTTAAGGTGCCTCCCGCGGCAATTACATATGAAAAGAGATCATGAACAAACTCGCCGGCTCTAACCATCTCCATCTTTTTCCTTCTGTCAGTCATAATATTAACATGCAGGTTTCCATCTCCGCAGTGTCCGAAGATATAACAGTCCAGTTTTTTCTCACTCGCAAGCTTGTGAATCTCCGTTACCGATTCGGAAAGCTTGCCCAAAGGCAGGGCGATATCTTCATTAATCT of the Candidatus Krumholzibacteriota bacterium genome contains:
- the rfaE2 gene encoding D-glycero-beta-D-manno-heptose 1-phosphate adenylyltransferase → MNEYKERIINPDELSGFRKDKLSRRVVFTNGCFDILHRGHVELLVKARGFGDCLVVGINSDRSLKRLKGHRRPLTKEYDRAFILLHLVCVDYVTVFEEDTPVEVIRKLNPNILVKGDEYSLEEIAGADFVLRNGGEVKRIKMVEGYSTSNLINKLTK
- the rfaE1 gene encoding D-glycero-beta-D-manno-heptose-7-phosphate kinase gives rise to the protein MNKDRLEEIGEKIRSSSVAVIGDVMLDRYYWGLVDRISPEAPVPVVKVEKTDVRPGGAANVAWNLISLGSECSLVGILCEGTAGEELESLISKLGVTTDCLVRDKSRVTTEKIRIVAHNQQVVRADFESEGDIEGKVLNEILDVVEDVLKDVGAVVISDYGKGVVTEKLMENVRRLCEINSIPMLVDPKEKHFSLYHGSYIITPNKNEAGAFYNRKIKSEKDLLEVGESLLDDLEAEAVLITRGQEGMTLFRRGEKHHHFPTMASGVYDVTGAGDTVISVLAAALAAEAELDEAIELANAAAGLVVRKLGTAVVDLKELVSSFTS
- a CDS encoding DUF3467 domain-containing protein, with product MKKKQHQIPVQLDEKEAEGVYSNFVLTSFTPAEFVIDFARMLPGLKKAKVHSRIVMTPQSAKSLVGLLSQTVRNYESKFGEIEVKGKKGNQTIGFHANSNLGSDKKN
- a CDS encoding lysophospholipid acyltransferase family protein, coding for MGGNIDNWKRIRHRLELMGVYILSILPSLLPLKVSVKFGGILGILAFDIFRIRRSVTLNNLKKAFGDRMSSRERLRTGRRSYINFAKSMIEFASVGRLSADDLRELVSFSGKEYMEEALKKGNGVIAITGHLGSWELMGAAFAATGIPTDFLVGQQGNKFVDSYINRLRRKAGIGTIPVGVSIRGIFASLKKNRVVAMLSDQDARKAGIFVDFFGIPSSTYPGAAQFACRVNCPIIFSFIVRRKDETHHAVFCPQIQMNPEADREEEIKRLTALHVKALEETVIKYPDQYFWAHKRWKTKPPENNRV
- a CDS encoding DUF362 domain-containing protein; this encodes MSTRNTKNSIVSITKCSGYGIADVYDSVSRSIEHVGGIEHFVKPGQRVLLKPNMLSAKRPERAITTHPSVIEAVAKIVTDCGGYPVIGDSPGGVLRGVKRVWENTGIEEMARRIGVELVNFEASGSVEVKSGDYLFYIAKPVIDADVIINIAKLKTHTLTLLTCALKNMFGTVCGFRKSELHKEFPKPREFARMLVELYSKVRPSLSIVDAVVAMEGDGPSSGNPKKLGLVIAGEDAVAIDAVAARIIGFKPGSIDTTRMADEIKLGVGDIESIQVTGDGKEVRPVSFDLPSNRKLRMIPRPLARMISPFVWLKLIVDPSVCTGCRLCQRSCPVEAISYQDGVCGINNNKCITCMCCHELCPEDAIEIKMSRLAKLVT
- the dprA gene encoding DNA-processing protein DprA; the protein is MMCSRGARLWLNLLSVEGVTVPTWIRLRDRISLEEMSGMLRKRTGRRELGALIGKRISGINREFIEEQLSADKSGMCRIIAISDGEYPALLKELKYPPPLLFCKGNIKSLGKRKVCIVGSRSCSRRGRLTAKSLARSISASGVVVVSGLARGIDTSAHEGALEREGGTVAVLGCGIDIAYPRENSSLAIDISRNGCVITEFPVGTPPLKYNFPRRNRILSGISKGVVVVEAGIKSGAMLTAGWAAEQGREVLAVPGPVECRGSRGPHKLIKEGAVLVESAEDILGVLMPLFDLRGEGNRSEDENVSLTSNERRVLDILELEPRHVDELALESNIKIVSLLPLLLRLEMKGLCRSFGAGLYAAKEIRSI
- a CDS encoding mechanosensitive ion channel family protein, which produces MSAYISVFIAVLLVGRIWIQGLQTVLTYIGIISAGLVLALKDPIVNFAAWVFIIWRHPFEPGDRIQIAGSTGDVVDIRVFQFSLIEVGNWVDADQSTGRIIHVPNGKIFTDALANYSAGLEYIWNEIPVLITFESDWKKAKKILLEVALNHAEHLANTARSQLNRMKGKFLIHYEKLTPTVYTSVKDSGVMLSMRYMCDPRARRGTEQEIWEDILNRFDENEDINFAYPTQRIYSEHFDRKPGKPPSQDK
- a CDS encoding aromatic amino acid ammonia-lyase, with protein sequence MAITLSGNDLTIEKIVKIARHGEKVELSDEALERIKKCRAMLERKIEAKEIMYGVNTGIGEFSEVVLDDEQVKEFQKYLIYNHAAGIGDPAPLEYVRGAMASRINVHANGNSGCRPVITQTLVEMLNKSVTPFICQKGSVGACGDLAPMSQIALLLLGEGQAYYKGELLDGKDAMDRAGIEIPGLKARDGLATINGSNVLTAMSAIMLHDTKNWLKQAEIAASMSLEALKANMKPYSRKLHEARGFAGAVRSAESIRKLVEGGDLANEKIKCKVQDAYSMRSAPQVIGAAHDAIEFAVKQVEVELNGVGDNPVFFPDEDLQISGANFQGSPVSLPMDMVGVAVTMVSVMSERRMNRLNHPALSVGLPAFLTEGAGMFSGLMLSQYTADTQIVEQRILSSPASIQSIPAAADQEDFVSMGMNTAIKNFQILDNAYGILGIEFMAAAQALDFREFKFGKGVTKAKEVIRKYIDFLDVDRPLYPDHTKMKELVRSCEILEEVEKEVGSLG
- a CDS encoding serpin family protein produces the protein MSLSNVIPIHFLLIIAYSLMPQTPTGENTEKMINKNIVNAYTEFGFDLYKKEINTHKDENIFISPVSVSLALAMTTGGSDGETEKAILKALNLEGIKRETFKSANKNLISNLLKEDKDVELSIANSIWLKKSIRFYENFKTDTENYFFADLFALSTAEPINEWVEKKTNGRIKDIIESVSPADIAYLVNAIYFKGSWAEEFDKKLTKPKSFYLKGGEEIKVDMMKRQDRFKYLKTEDFEAVTIPYGDGKTSVSLFLPNRNSCLDTLHENISLESWKRWRSDFRRREGTVELPKLRIEYKSKLNNSLSALGMGIAFSPSDADFSRMCRVDGKLNVYISKVLHKTFLKVDEKGTEAAAATAIGVTLTSTAHKQIEPFHIVFNRPYFLVITDNSRGLPLFIGSVQEPPKSNSD
- the obgE gene encoding GTPase ObgE, whose amino-acid sequence is MAKSFIDRVTIEVESGDGGDGCVSFRREKYVPRGGPDGGNGGDGGDIILSVDPSINTLVDLRYRRRFKAGNGGAGSGARKAGRNGKSVVIRVPKGTLVEDSESGRLLADLKDDGDEIVLLKGGRGGRGNYTFRSSRNKTPRRATGGEPASKKTLQLTMKLIADVGLVGFPNAGKSTLISSVSAAHPRIASYPFTTLYPVLGIVRIDELSSFCMVDVPGLIKGAHEGKGLGIQFLQHIERCRVLLFVIDVSEAEIAEAYNLLIEELGAYDADLLSKPRIVALNKIDTLEEPLGDDFSSVLNEEVYPISALTGKGLPVLTGRLHEIVNRNLT